A window from Mustelus asterias unplaced genomic scaffold, sMusAst1.hap1.1 HAP1_SCAFFOLD_113, whole genome shotgun sequence encodes these proteins:
- the LOC144484507 gene encoding putative G-protein coupled receptor 139 — MHGPAKGLFYAICYPVLAGIGAPANLWAIIILCRGRCGLSRCITFYLVAIAVSDFLVIITAVVLNRIGRIYFSNSALSTTPACRVSSLLVFATRDGSVWLTVAFTIDRFVAICCQSLKTRYCTEKTALLVIGIVCALSCVKNFPFYFVYQPLYILDGVPWFCDIKITFYTSPTWLAYDWLDHILTPFLPFLLILLLNSLTMRHILVASRARRRLRGTEDHGDPEMENRRRSIVLLFTISLSFLLLWATYVGHFLYARLAGAGYLTSLDFNDPDYILQETTNVLQLVSSCNNVFIYAISQNKFREELRKLLICPFTMLTGVFKQ; from the exons ATGCACGGACCAGCGAAAGGTCTCTTCTATGCCATTTGTTATCCCGTTCTTGCTGGTATTGGTGCCCCTG CCAATTTGTGGGCGATTATAATCCTATGCCGAGGACGGTGCGGACTCTCCCGGTGCATCACATTTTACCTGGTAGCGATAGCGGTGAGCGATttcctggtcatcattactgCCGTCGTCCTCAACCGCATCGGCCGCATCTACTTTTCTAACAGTGCCCTGTCCACCACCCCTGCGTGTAGAGTTAGTTCCTTGCTGGTCTTTGCCACACGGGATGGGTCAGTTTGGCTGACAGTGGCTTTCACCATCGACCGATTCGTCGCCATCTGTTGTCAGAGCCTGAAGACCAGATACTGCACCGAGAAAACAGCATTGCTGGTTATAGGAATAGTCTGTGCCCTgagctgtgtgaaaaacttccctttctacttcgtctacCAGCCCTTGTACATTCTAGATGGGGTGCCCTGGTTCTGCGACATCAAGATCACCTTCTACACATCTCCCACGTGGCTGGCCTACGACTGGCTGGACCACATCTTAACCCCCTTTCTTCCATTCCTCCTCATCCTGCTACTCAACTCCCTGACTATGAGACACATATTAGTggccagcagagcccgcaggagactccgaggCACAGAGGACCACGGAGACCCGGAGATGGAAAACCGCAGAAGATCCATTGTCCTGCTCTTCACCATTTCCCTTAGTTTTCTTCTCCTGTGGGCCACCTATGTCGGACATTTCCTCTACGCACGGCTCGCAGGTGCGGGCTACCTCACCAGCCTGGATTTCAATGATCCAGACTATATCCTTCAAGAGACAACTAACGTGCTCCAGTTAGTAAGTTCCTGCAACAACGTCTTCATCTATGCAATCTCCCAGAACAAGTTCAGAGAAGAGCTGAGGAAATTGCTGATCTGTCCATTCACCATGCTCACTGGTGTCTTTAAACAGTAG